A single Streptomyces mirabilis DNA region contains:
- the kdpB gene encoding potassium-transporting ATPase subunit KdpB → MSTVTPTRAPHSDVPTGHKTDESRVGAGLFDPKQLLKSLPDAFRKLDPRVMVKSPVMFVVLVGSVLTTVFSFKAPGDWFGWAISAWLWLTVIFANLAEAVAEGRGKAQADTLRKAKTDTVARRLSSDGTSEEEVPGTELRVGDLVVCEAGDIIPGDGDVVEGVASVDESAITGESAPVIRESGGDRSAVTGGTKVLSDRIVIKITTKPGETFIDRMIALVEGAARQKTPNEIALNILLASLTIVFLLAVATLPPFADYAGTHLTMVVLVALLVCLIPTTIGALLSAIGIAGMDRLVQRNVLAMSGRAVEAAGDVSTLLLDKTGTITLGNRQASEFVPVSGTTEAEVADAAQLSSLADETPEGRSIVVLAKEKYGLRERHQGELSGAEWIAFTAQTRMSGVDVDGRKIRKGAAGSVIAWVQERGGEVSADADTLAGRISEAGGTPLLVAVEDTEGARILGVIHLKDVVKEGMRERFDELRRMGIKTIMITGDNPLTAKAIADEAGVDDFLAEATPEDKMALIKREQAGGKLVAMTGDGTNDAPALAQADVGVAMNTGTSAAKEAGNMVDLDSNPTKLIEIVEIGKQLLITRGALTTFSIANDVAKYFAIIPALFAAVYPGLDKLNIMHLSSPDSAILSAVIFNALIIIALVPLALRGVQYRPVSADKMLRRNLGIYGIGGLIAPFIGIKIIDLLISLIPGIG, encoded by the coding sequence ATGTCCACAGTCACTCCGACCCGGGCGCCGCACAGTGACGTGCCGACCGGCCACAAGACTGACGAAAGCCGTGTCGGCGCGGGTCTGTTCGACCCGAAGCAGTTGCTGAAGTCGCTGCCGGACGCCTTCCGCAAGCTCGACCCGCGGGTGATGGTCAAGTCGCCCGTCATGTTCGTGGTGCTGGTCGGGTCGGTCCTGACGACGGTCTTCTCCTTCAAGGCCCCGGGTGACTGGTTCGGCTGGGCGATCAGTGCCTGGCTGTGGCTGACCGTGATCTTCGCCAACCTGGCGGAGGCGGTGGCCGAGGGCCGCGGCAAGGCGCAGGCGGACACCCTGCGCAAGGCGAAGACGGACACGGTGGCGCGCCGGCTCTCCTCGGACGGCACGTCCGAGGAGGAGGTGCCGGGCACCGAACTGCGCGTCGGCGACCTGGTCGTCTGTGAGGCGGGCGACATCATCCCCGGTGACGGTGACGTCGTCGAGGGTGTGGCGAGCGTCGACGAGTCGGCCATCACCGGTGAGTCGGCCCCGGTCATCCGCGAGTCCGGCGGCGACCGCAGCGCGGTGACCGGTGGTACGAAGGTCCTCTCCGACCGGATCGTCATCAAGATCACGACGAAGCCCGGCGAGACCTTCATCGACCGGATGATCGCTCTGGTCGAGGGCGCGGCCCGGCAGAAGACGCCGAACGAGATCGCGCTGAACATCCTGCTCGCGTCGCTCACGATCGTCTTCCTGCTCGCGGTGGCGACCCTGCCGCCGTTCGCCGACTACGCGGGCACGCACCTCACGATGGTCGTCCTGGTGGCCCTGCTGGTCTGCCTGATCCCGACGACGATCGGCGCGCTGCTCTCGGCGATCGGTATCGCGGGCATGGACCGGCTGGTCCAGCGCAACGTCCTGGCCATGTCCGGCCGTGCGGTCGAGGCCGCCGGTGACGTCTCCACGCTGCTGCTGGACAAGACCGGCACCATCACCCTCGGCAACCGTCAGGCCTCCGAGTTCGTGCCGGTGTCGGGGACGACGGAGGCCGAGGTGGCCGACGCCGCGCAGCTGTCGTCGCTGGCCGACGAGACGCCCGAGGGCCGCTCCATCGTCGTGCTGGCGAAGGAGAAGTACGGGCTGCGCGAGCGGCACCAGGGCGAGTTGTCCGGGGCCGAGTGGATCGCCTTCACCGCGCAGACCCGTATGTCGGGTGTGGACGTCGACGGACGCAAGATCCGCAAGGGCGCGGCCGGTTCGGTCATCGCCTGGGTCCAGGAGCGGGGCGGCGAGGTGTCCGCGGACGCCGACACCCTCGCGGGCCGGATCTCGGAGGCGGGCGGCACGCCGCTGCTGGTGGCCGTCGAGGACACCGAAGGCGCGCGCATCCTCGGGGTCATCCACCTGAAGGACGTTGTCAAGGAGGGCATGCGGGAGCGGTTCGACGAGCTGCGCCGGATGGGCATCAAGACCATCATGATCACGGGTGACAACCCGCTGACGGCCAAGGCGATCGCGGACGAGGCGGGCGTCGACGACTTCCTCGCGGAGGCGACTCCCGAGGACAAGATGGCGCTCATCAAGCGGGAGCAGGCGGGCGGCAAGCTCGTCGCGATGACCGGTGACGGCACGAACGACGCCCCGGCGCTGGCGCAGGCGGACGTGGGCGTGGCGATGAACACGGGTACGTCGGCCGCGAAGGAGGCCGGCAACATGGTCGACCTCGACTCGAACCCGACCAAGCTCATCGAGATCGTCGAGATCGGCAAGCAGCTCCTCATCACCCGGGGCGCGCTGACGACGTTCTCCATCGCCAACGACGTCGCGAAGTACTTCGCGATCATCCCGGCGCTGTTCGCCGCGGTCTACCCGGGCCTGGACAAGCTGAACATCATGCACCTGTCCTCGCCCGACTCGGCGATCCTGTCCGCGGTCATCTTCAACGCGCTGATCATCATCGCGCTGGTGCCGCTCGCTCTGCGGGGTGTGCAGTACCGGCCGGTGAGTGCCGACAAGATGCTGCGGCGCAACCTCGGGATCTACGGCATCGGCGGCCTGATCGCCCCCTTCATCGGCATCAAGATCATCGACCTGCTCATCTCCCTCATCCCCGGAATCGGCTGA
- a CDS encoding potassium-transporting ATPase subunit C, whose translation MNNSVTNTARLLWAGLRALLVLTVVCGVLYPLAITGVAQGLFSDQANGSEIKANGKVVGSSLIGQSYNLPLKKGQETPDADLKWFQGRPANGLGANSVNTQYKLILSGATNRSGDNADLIKWVKDAKAAVIKDNSVNGYTVKPSDVPADAVTSSGSGLDPDISPKYADIQVHRIAENNGLPVAQVQKLVDEHTDGRTLGFIGEPRVNVLELNIALKGLVAKS comes from the coding sequence ATGAACAACTCGGTTACGAACACTGCCCGGTTGCTCTGGGCGGGCCTGCGGGCCCTGCTCGTGCTCACCGTCGTCTGCGGGGTGCTCTACCCGCTGGCCATCACCGGCGTGGCCCAGGGCCTGTTCTCCGACCAGGCGAACGGCTCGGAGATCAAGGCGAACGGCAAGGTCGTCGGTTCCTCGCTGATCGGCCAGTCCTACAACCTGCCGCTGAAGAAGGGCCAGGAGACCCCGGACGCCGACCTGAAGTGGTTCCAGGGCCGCCCCGCGAACGGGCTGGGCGCCAACAGCGTCAACACGCAGTACAAGCTGATCCTGTCGGGCGCCACCAACCGTTCGGGTGACAACGCCGACCTGATCAAGTGGGTCAAGGACGCCAAGGCCGCCGTCATCAAGGACAACTCGGTGAACGGCTACACGGTCAAGCCCTCCGACGTGCCCGCCGACGCGGTCACCTCCTCCGGCTCGGGCCTGGACCCGGACATCTCCCCGAAGTACGCCGACATCCAGGTGCACCGGATCGCGGAGAACAACGGCCTGCCCGTCGCCCAGGTGCAGAAGCTGGTCGACGAGCACACCGACGGCCGCACCCTCGGCTTCATCGGCGAGCCCCGCGTCAACGTCCTGGAGCTCAACATCGCGCTCAAGGGACTTGTGGCGAAGAGCTGA
- the kdpF gene encoding K(+)-transporting ATPase subunit F, which produces MTAENIVGLVVAVALLGYLVLALIFPERF; this is translated from the coding sequence GTGACCGCCGAGAACATTGTCGGCCTGGTCGTGGCCGTCGCCCTGCTGGGCTATCTCGTCCTCGCCCTGATCTTCCCGGAGAGGTTCTGA
- the kdpA gene encoding potassium-transporting ATPase subunit KdpA, whose translation MSPVLAGVLQLLALIAALALAYVPLGDYMAKVYSSDKHWRVEKWIYKGIGANPNTEMRWPAYLRGVLAFSAVSVLFLYLLQRLQGHLPGSLGFAAIDPDQAFNTAASFVTNTNWQSYYGEQAMGHVVQTGGLAVQNFVSAAVGIAVAVALVRGFSRSRTGELGNFWADLVRGTVRILLPLSVVAAIVLVACGAIQNFSGIHSVGQFMGGSQQWNGGAVASQEAIKEVGTNGGGYFNANSAHPFENPTPFSNLFEIFLLLVIPFALTRTFGRMVGSLKQGYAILATMATIWLGFIALMMWTEFAHHGPAFQIAGGAMEGKENRFGVGASSIFAVSTTLTSTGAVDSFHSSFTGLGGGITILGMQLGEIAPGGTGSGLYGMLIMAIIAVFIAGLMVGRTPEYLGKKIGTREIKFAACYILITPALVLVFTAAAMALPTPGHSMTNSGAHGFSEILYAYSSGANNNGSAFAGLNADTQWFNSTIGIAMLLGRFLPMVFVLALAGSLAEQKPVPATAGTLRTEKPLFTGLLVGAILIITGLTYFPALALGPLAEGLAS comes from the coding sequence ATGAGTCCCGTTCTTGCCGGCGTGCTTCAGCTGCTCGCGCTCATAGCGGCGCTGGCCCTCGCCTACGTCCCCCTTGGCGACTACATGGCCAAGGTCTACTCCTCCGACAAGCACTGGCGTGTGGAGAAGTGGATCTACAAGGGCATCGGCGCCAATCCGAACACGGAGATGCGCTGGCCCGCGTACCTGCGCGGCGTCCTCGCCTTCTCCGCGGTCAGTGTCCTCTTCCTCTACCTGCTGCAGCGCCTCCAGGGTCATCTGCCCGGCTCGCTCGGCTTTGCCGCGATCGACCCGGACCAGGCGTTCAACACCGCCGCGTCGTTCGTCACCAACACCAACTGGCAGTCGTACTACGGCGAGCAGGCCATGGGCCATGTCGTGCAGACCGGCGGCCTGGCGGTGCAGAACTTCGTCTCCGCCGCGGTCGGTATCGCCGTCGCCGTGGCGCTGGTGCGCGGCTTCTCGCGCTCCCGTACCGGTGAGCTGGGCAACTTCTGGGCCGACCTGGTGCGCGGTACGGTCCGTATCCTGCTGCCGCTCTCGGTGGTCGCCGCGATCGTCCTGGTCGCGTGCGGTGCGATCCAGAACTTCTCCGGGATCCACTCGGTGGGCCAGTTCATGGGCGGTTCGCAGCAGTGGAACGGCGGTGCGGTCGCTTCGCAGGAGGCCATCAAGGAGGTGGGTACCAACGGTGGCGGTTACTTCAACGCCAACTCCGCGCACCCCTTCGAGAACCCCACCCCGTTCTCGAACCTGTTCGAGATCTTCCTGCTGCTGGTCATTCCGTTCGCGCTGACCCGCACCTTCGGCCGTATGGTCGGCAGCCTGAAGCAGGGCTACGCGATCCTGGCGACGATGGCCACGATCTGGCTCGGCTTCATCGCCCTGATGATGTGGACCGAGTTCGCCCACCACGGTCCGGCGTTCCAGATCGCGGGCGGCGCGATGGAGGGCAAGGAGAACCGCTTCGGTGTCGGCGCCTCGTCGATCTTCGCGGTGTCGACCACCCTGACCTCGACGGGTGCGGTGGACTCCTTCCACTCCTCGTTCACCGGCCTCGGCGGCGGTATCACCATCCTGGGCATGCAGCTCGGCGAGATCGCGCCGGGTGGTACCGGTTCCGGTCTCTACGGCATGCTGATCATGGCGATCATCGCGGTGTTCATCGCGGGTCTGATGGTCGGGCGCACGCCCGAGTACCTGGGCAAGAAGATCGGCACCCGCGAGATCAAGTTCGCGGCCTGCTACATCCTCATCACCCCGGCGCTGGTGCTCGTCTTCACCGCCGCGGCGATGGCCCTGCCGACTCCGGGCCACTCCATGACCAACAGCGGGGCGCACGGCTTCTCCGAGATCCTGTACGCCTACTCCTCCGGCGCCAACAACAACGGCTCGGCCTTCGCGGGCCTGAACGCCGACACGCAGTGGTTCAACAGCACGATCGGCATCGCGATGCTGCTCGGCCGCTTCCTGCCGATGGTGTTCGTGCTGGCGCTGGCCGGTTCGCTCGCCGAGCAGAAGCCGGTCCCGGCCACCGCGGGCACCCTGCGCACCGAAAAGCCGCTGTTCACCGGCCTGTTGGTGGGCGCCATCCTGATCATCACCGGTCTGACCTACTTCCCGGCGCTCGCGCTGGGTCCGCTGGCCGAGGGGCTGGCGTCTTGA
- a CDS encoding NAD-binding protein: MTSTLHLRTELGPRSQHMVICGDDGLAHRLAVELDAVCGEAVTVVLPSRRDEHGAEIAALHRDPRSPIELLVSAHPDEQTLRAAGVQRAAALALTYGDDQVNMTAALLARGLNPSIRLVIRMFNRERGRHLERLLDRAAAEIIGGGDDDPRPDMSTTVLSDADTAVPELVAAATVGHGHTLQVEGKVFRGVVRAAGSAPRATDLATLAVLSGAHEDDPASEDSAETPGEDGTQLLPDTRTAYHRQFTHGRLMFEEVTHHHAPEPAARERRGSVGGWLRARLAHLPWRVFLSHDVLAVFGALAAIVLALTVATALFADEHPWWKNVYLPMLDIFTMGDPATGEVVARRVLQLIAGFVGLAVLPLVVAATMNATEAFRTASAGHPPADDLKDHIVVVGLGKIGTRVLAQLCTTDHEVVAVERDPHARGVALARDLGVPLVLEDAGAPGVLDRARIRHSKSLLVLTRDDGENLDIVMAARETNPDVRVVMRLYDDDFAATVQRTLRASYPDAPTRSRSVSALAAPSFAAAMMGRHVLGVMPVERGSLLFTVVDVAGHPELEGRSVHEAFREHEWRVLAVGSAAAHPASSSGDTLAGMRLRRPGFDWRPPHGRVLRAGDRVVLATTRRGLDILMTGVQPHPVDRRG, encoded by the coding sequence GTGACGTCAACTCTCCATCTCCGCACGGAACTTGGCCCCCGCTCCCAGCACATGGTGATCTGCGGCGACGACGGGCTCGCGCACCGGCTCGCCGTCGAACTGGACGCAGTGTGCGGCGAGGCCGTCACCGTCGTATTACCCTCCCGGCGCGACGAGCACGGCGCCGAGATCGCCGCGCTGCACCGTGACCCGCGCTCGCCCATCGAGCTGCTGGTGTCGGCGCACCCTGACGAGCAGACCCTGCGGGCTGCGGGCGTCCAGCGGGCCGCGGCCCTCGCGCTGACCTATGGCGACGACCAGGTCAACATGACCGCGGCGCTCCTGGCCCGGGGCCTCAACCCGTCGATACGCCTGGTCATCCGTATGTTCAACCGCGAGCGCGGCCGCCACCTGGAGCGCCTCCTCGACCGCGCGGCCGCCGAGATCATCGGCGGTGGCGACGACGATCCCCGGCCGGACATGTCCACCACGGTGCTGTCCGACGCCGACACCGCCGTGCCCGAACTGGTGGCCGCCGCCACGGTCGGCCACGGCCACACCCTCCAGGTCGAGGGCAAGGTCTTCCGCGGCGTCGTACGGGCCGCCGGATCGGCGCCCCGAGCGACCGATCTGGCCACGCTCGCCGTGCTCTCCGGCGCACACGAGGACGACCCGGCGAGCGAGGACAGCGCCGAAACGCCGGGAGAGGACGGCACGCAGCTGCTGCCGGACACCCGCACCGCCTACCACCGCCAGTTCACGCACGGCCGGCTGATGTTCGAGGAGGTCACCCATCACCACGCGCCCGAGCCGGCCGCCAGGGAGCGGCGCGGCTCTGTCGGCGGCTGGCTGCGAGCGCGGCTCGCGCACCTGCCGTGGCGGGTCTTCCTCTCCCATGACGTCCTCGCGGTCTTCGGGGCGCTGGCCGCGATCGTGCTGGCGCTCACCGTCGCCACGGCGCTGTTCGCCGACGAGCATCCGTGGTGGAAGAACGTCTACCTGCCGATGCTGGACATCTTCACCATGGGTGACCCGGCCACCGGCGAGGTCGTGGCCCGACGGGTGCTGCAGCTGATCGCGGGCTTCGTCGGGCTCGCCGTACTCCCACTCGTCGTGGCCGCCACCATGAACGCCACCGAGGCGTTCCGCACCGCCTCCGCCGGCCACCCGCCCGCCGACGACCTCAAGGATCACATCGTCGTGGTCGGTCTCGGCAAGATCGGCACCCGGGTGCTCGCACAGCTGTGCACCACCGATCATGAGGTCGTCGCGGTCGAACGGGACCCGCACGCGCGCGGCGTCGCCCTCGCCCGCGACCTCGGTGTACCCCTGGTGCTGGAGGACGCCGGAGCGCCGGGTGTCCTCGACCGGGCACGCATCCGGCACAGCAAGTCGCTGCTGGTCCTCACCCGCGACGACGGCGAGAACCTCGACATCGTGATGGCCGCACGGGAGACCAACCCGGATGTACGGGTGGTGATGCGGCTGTACGACGACGACTTCGCCGCCACCGTGCAGCGCACCCTGCGCGCCTCCTACCCCGACGCGCCCACTCGCAGCCGCAGCGTTTCGGCGCTCGCCGCGCCCTCGTTCGCCGCCGCGATGATGGGTCGCCATGTGCTGGGGGTGATGCCGGTCGAGCGGGGCTCGCTGCTGTTCACGGTGGTCGACGTGGCCGGGCACCCCGAACTCGAGGGCCGCTCGGTCCATGAGGCGTTCCGGGAGCACGAGTGGCGGGTCCTGGCCGTCGGCTCCGCCGCGGCGCACCCCGCGTCGTCCTCCGGGGACACCCTCGCCGGGATGCGGTTGCGCCGGCCCGGCTTCGACTGGCGTCCGCCGCACGGGCGGGTGCTTCGGGCGGGCGACCGAGTCGTGCTGGCGACGACGCGGCGCGGTCTGGACATCCTCATGACCGGGGTGCAGCCGCATCCGGTGGACAGACGGGGATGA
- a CDS encoding response regulator, which yields MTRVLVVEDDPQLVRALVINLQARKYGVDPAPDGTTALRIAAARQPDVVLLDLGLPDMDGTDVIKALRGWTRVPILVLSARRASDEKVAALDAGADDYITKPFSMDELLARLRAAVRRTDDVPLAPETTLVTTDGFTIDLLAKKATRAGHDVRLTPTEWHLLEILVTNPGRLITQRHLLAEVWGVSQSNKTNYLRVYMAQLRRKLEADPAHPRYLITEPGMGYRFES from the coding sequence ATGACCCGGGTACTGGTGGTGGAGGACGACCCTCAGCTCGTCCGGGCCCTCGTGATCAACCTGCAGGCCCGCAAGTACGGCGTGGACCCCGCCCCCGACGGCACCACCGCACTGCGCATCGCCGCCGCCCGGCAGCCCGACGTGGTCCTGCTCGACCTCGGCCTGCCCGACATGGACGGCACGGACGTCATCAAGGCCCTGCGCGGCTGGACCCGCGTACCGATCCTCGTGCTGTCCGCCCGCCGGGCCTCCGACGAGAAGGTCGCGGCCCTGGACGCGGGCGCCGACGACTACATCACCAAGCCGTTCAGCATGGACGAACTCCTCGCCCGACTGCGCGCCGCCGTCCGCCGCACGGACGACGTTCCGCTGGCCCCCGAGACGACGCTCGTCACGACGGACGGATTCACCATCGACCTGCTCGCCAAGAAGGCCACCCGCGCCGGGCACGACGTACGCCTCACACCGACCGAGTGGCATCTGCTGGAGATCCTGGTCACCAACCCCGGCCGGCTCATCACACAGAGACACCTGCTGGCGGAGGTATGGGGAGTCAGCCAGAGCAACAAGACCAACTACCTGCGGGTCTACATGGCCCAACTCCGCCGCAAACTTGAGGCTGACCCCGCCCACCCCCGCTACCTCATCACCGAGCCGGGCATGGGATACCGCTTCGAAAGCTGA
- a CDS encoding sensor histidine kinase, producing the protein MARGKLRIYLGAAPGVGKTYAMLSEAHRRVERGTDCVVAFVEHHHRPRTEVMLHGLEQIPRKELEYRGTVFTEMDVDAVLARQPQVALVDELPHTNIPGSRNTKRWQDVEELLAAGIDVISTVNIQHLESLGDVVESITGIRQQETVPDEVVRRADQIELVDMSPPALRRRMAHGNIYKPDKVDAALSNYFRPGNLTALRELALLWVADRVDEYLTEYRSEHQVSKIWGSRERIVVGLTGGPEGRTLIRRAVRLAEKGAGGEVLAVYIARSDGLTSASPKELAVQRTLVEDLGGTFHHVIGEDIPTALLDFARGVNATQIVLGVSRRKGWQYVFGPGVGATVARDSGPDLDVHLITHDEAGKGRGLPMARSARLGRSRVVWGWLVGVAGPALLTLLLTGVAPEVGLANDMLLFLAMTVAAALLGGLYPALASAVVGSLLLNWFFTPPVHTLTIADPKNIVAIAIFVGVAVSVASVVDLAARRTHQAARLRAESEILSVLAGSVLRGETSLEALLERVRETFGMESVALLERASDVDPWTCAGSVGTRTAVARPEDADVDMPVSDRMALALSGRVLPAEDRRVLAAFAAQAAVVLDRQRLQSQADQSRALAEGNRIRTALLAAVSHDLRTPLAGIKAAVSSLRSDDVAWSEEDRAELLEGIEEGADRLDNLVGNLLDMSRLQTGTVTPLIREIDLDEVVPMALGGVPEDSVTLDIPETLPMVAVDPGLLERSVANLVENAVKYSPAGAPVLVAASAMADRVEVRVVDRGPGVPDEAKDRIFEPFQRYGDAPRGAGVGLGLAVARGFAEAMGGTLAAEDTPGGGLTMVLTVPAASGIEPVRPDLPVTATS; encoded by the coding sequence ATGGCACGCGGCAAGCTTCGGATCTACCTCGGTGCGGCACCGGGGGTCGGCAAGACGTACGCGATGCTCTCCGAGGCGCACCGCCGGGTCGAGCGGGGCACCGACTGCGTCGTCGCCTTCGTGGAACACCACCACCGGCCGCGCACCGAGGTGATGCTGCACGGCCTGGAGCAGATCCCTCGCAAGGAACTGGAGTATCGCGGCACCGTCTTCACGGAGATGGATGTGGACGCGGTGCTCGCACGGCAGCCCCAGGTGGCCCTGGTCGACGAACTGCCCCACACGAACATCCCCGGCTCCCGCAACACCAAGCGCTGGCAGGACGTCGAGGAACTCCTCGCCGCCGGCATCGACGTCATCTCCACGGTCAACATCCAGCACCTGGAGTCACTGGGCGACGTCGTCGAGTCCATCACCGGCATCCGGCAGCAGGAGACCGTCCCGGACGAGGTCGTACGCCGGGCGGACCAGATCGAACTGGTCGACATGTCACCGCCCGCGCTGCGCCGCCGTATGGCGCACGGCAACATCTACAAGCCCGACAAGGTCGACGCGGCCCTGTCCAACTACTTCCGGCCCGGCAACCTCACCGCCCTGCGTGAACTCGCCCTGCTGTGGGTGGCCGACCGGGTCGACGAGTACCTGACCGAGTACCGCAGCGAGCACCAGGTCTCGAAGATCTGGGGCTCCCGTGAGCGGATCGTCGTCGGCCTCACCGGCGGCCCCGAGGGTCGCACGCTGATCCGCCGTGCCGTGCGCCTAGCGGAGAAGGGCGCGGGCGGCGAGGTGCTGGCCGTCTACATCGCCCGCAGCGACGGCCTGACTTCCGCGTCACCGAAGGAACTGGCCGTCCAGCGCACGCTCGTGGAGGACCTGGGCGGCACCTTCCACCACGTCATCGGGGAAGACATACCGACGGCGCTCCTGGACTTCGCGCGCGGCGTCAATGCCACACAGATCGTCCTTGGCGTGTCGCGCCGCAAGGGTTGGCAGTACGTTTTCGGACCCGGTGTCGGCGCGACGGTGGCCCGCGACTCGGGTCCCGACCTCGACGTCCACCTGATCACCCACGACGAGGCGGGCAAGGGACGCGGACTGCCCATGGCCCGGAGTGCGCGGCTCGGCCGGTCCCGGGTCGTCTGGGGCTGGCTGGTCGGCGTCGCCGGGCCGGCCCTGCTCACCCTGCTGCTGACCGGCGTCGCGCCCGAAGTCGGCCTGGCCAACGACATGCTGCTGTTCCTGGCGATGACCGTGGCCGCCGCCCTACTGGGCGGCCTCTACCCGGCGCTGGCCTCGGCGGTGGTGGGTTCCCTGCTGCTGAACTGGTTCTTCACCCCGCCCGTCCACACCCTGACGATCGCCGACCCCAAGAACATCGTCGCCATCGCGATCTTCGTCGGCGTGGCCGTGTCGGTTGCCTCCGTGGTGGATCTCGCGGCGCGGCGTACGCACCAGGCGGCCCGGCTGCGCGCCGAGTCGGAGATCCTCTCCGTTCTGGCGGGCAGCGTGCTGCGCGGCGAGACCAGCCTGGAGGCCCTGCTGGAACGGGTCCGGGAGACCTTCGGCATGGAGTCGGTCGCACTGCTGGAGCGGGCCAGTGACGTCGATCCGTGGACCTGCGCGGGCAGCGTGGGCACGCGAACGGCGGTCGCACGGCCGGAGGACGCGGACGTCGACATGCCGGTCAGCGACCGCATGGCACTGGCGCTCTCGGGGCGGGTGCTGCCGGCGGAGGACCGGCGGGTGCTCGCCGCGTTCGCCGCCCAGGCCGCGGTGGTCCTGGACCGGCAGCGGCTGCAGTCCCAGGCCGACCAGTCCCGTGCGCTGGCCGAGGGCAACCGCATCCGCACGGCACTGCTGGCCGCGGTCAGTCACGACCTGCGTACCCCGCTGGCCGGGATAAAGGCAGCGGTCTCCTCGCTCAGGTCAGATGATGTGGCCTGGTCGGAGGAGGACCGGGCGGAACTCCTCGAAGGCATCGAAGAGGGTGCGGACCGCCTCGACAACCTGGTGGGCAACCTGCTGGACATGTCCCGGCTCCAGACGGGCACGGTCACTCCGCTGATCCGCGAGATCGACCTCGACGAGGTGGTGCCGATGGCGCTCGGCGGGGTCCCCGAGGACAGCGTGACGCTGGACATCCCCGAGACGCTGCCGATGGTCGCCGTCGATCCCGGCCTGCTGGAGCGGTCGGTCGCCAACCTCGTGGAGAACGCGGTGAAGTACAGCCCGGCGGGCGCACCGGTCCTGGTCGCGGCGAGCGCCATGGCCGACCGGGTGGAGGTACGGGTGGTGGACCGTGGTCCCGGGGTCCCCGACGAGGCCAAGGACCGCATCTTCGAACCCTTCCAGCGCTACGGCGACGCTCCCCGTGGCGCGGGCGTCGGTCTTGGCCTCGCGGTCGCGCGTGGCTTCGCCGAGGCGATGGGCGGCACCCTCGCCGCCGAGGACACCCCCGGCGGCGGCCTCACCATGGTCCTCACCGTCCCGGCGGCGTCCGGCATCGAGCCGGTCCGCCCCGACCTTCCGGTGACTGCCACCTCTTAG
- a CDS encoding ArsR family transcriptional regulator, which yields MLEVADEQRVHGAVERRYRLRRTRAKIDPETAASMSLEEHRHAFAGAMAALLAEFNAYLDRGHADPTADSVGYIQVPLWLSQDELAELISEVRGAIVSRMDNKPAPDRGLHLLSPILFPFEERPQQD from the coding sequence GTGCTGGAGGTCGCCGACGAACAGCGGGTGCACGGTGCCGTCGAGCGCCGCTACCGGCTGCGTCGAACGCGGGCGAAGATCGATCCGGAAACGGCCGCGTCGATGTCCCTGGAAGAGCACCGCCACGCGTTCGCGGGGGCCATGGCCGCCCTGCTCGCCGAATTCAACGCCTACCTCGACCGGGGTCACGCCGACCCGACCGCCGACTCGGTGGGCTACATCCAGGTCCCGCTCTGGCTCAGCCAGGACGAACTCGCCGAACTCATCAGCGAGGTGCGCGGCGCCATCGTGTCCAGAATGGACAACAAACCCGCACCGGACCGGGGCCTTCACCTGCTGAGCCCGATCCTGTTCCCGTTCGAGGAACGACCACAGCAGGACTGA